The following are encoded together in the Argopecten irradians isolate NY chromosome 5, Ai_NY, whole genome shotgun sequence genome:
- the LOC138322924 gene encoding uncharacterized protein: MSKKLGFAENFALSGAAAVISKTAAAPIERIKLLVQNQEEMLKTGRLAEPYKGVIDCTVKTYKNEGFLPFWRGNLANCIRYFPTQALNFAFKDKIKILFKASKQDAYAVQFSKNIASGGVAGAMSLCFVYSLDYARTRLANDAKSGKKGGERQFNGLVDVYKKTLKSDGIGGLYRGFVISCVGIVVYRGCYFGFYDSLKPIVLGDGAGVFASFCLGYVVTVTSGLISYPIDTIRRRMMMTSGEAVKYNGSIDCAKTILKNEGFMSMMKGAGANILRGVAGAGVLSGFDKFQSLYIKWRLGDN; this comes from the coding sequence ATGTCGAAGAAACTTGGATTTGCAGAAAATTTCGCCCTCAGTGGTGCAGCAGCCGTCATCTCGAAGACTGCTGCCGCTCCTATTGAGAGAATCAAGCTTCTTGTTCAAAATCAGGAGGAAATGTTAAAGACCGGTCGTTTGGCAGAGCCATACAAAGGTGTCATTGACTGCACTGTGAAGACATACAAGAACGAAGGTTTTCTTCCCTTCTGGAGAGGAAACTTGGCAAATTGCATCAGATACTTCCCAACACAAGCTCTTAATTTTGCATTCAAAGACAAGATCAAGATTTTGTTTAAAGCTTCAAAACAAGACGCATATGCAGTCCAGTTCTCAAAGAACATTGCATCCGGTGGTGTTGCTGGAGCTATGTCCCTCTGCTTTGTGTATTCCCTTGACTACGCCCGTACTCGTCTAGCCAATGATGCCAAATCTGGAAAGAAGGGCGGTGAGCGTCAATTCAATGGTCTGGTTGATGTATACAAGAAGACCTTGAAAAGTGATGGCATTGGTGGTCTGTACAGAGGTTTCGTCATCTCCTGTGTTGGTATTGTAGTATACAGAGGATGCTACTTTGGATTCTACGACAGTTTGAAACCGATTGTTCTTGGAGACGGGGCTGGAGTCTTTGCTTCTTTCTGTCTTGGTTACGTGGTGACTGTCACCTCAGGCCTTATCTCTTACCCCATTGATACAATCAGAAGGAGAATGATGATGACATCTGGTGAGgctgtaaaatacaatggctCAATTGACTGTGCCAAGACCATCCTGAAGAACGAGGGATTCATGTCCATGATGAAGGGAGCTGGAGCAAACATCCTCAGAGGAGTAGCTGGCGCTGGTGTACTGTCTGGTTTTGATAAATTCCAGTCCCTTTACATCAAGTGGCGTCTTGGGgataattaa